Sequence from the Kribbella aluminosa genome:
GGGCAGCACCAGCGGCAGTCCGACGCCGGTGCCGAGCGACGGGTGCCGGACGACCCAGGACGTGTCGACCCCGTTCGAACGGAGCAGTTCGAGGAACTCCTCGCCGTACCGGTCCTCGCCGATCGTGCCGACGATCGCGGTCCGGGCGCCCATCCGGGCCGCCGCGATCGCCTGGTTCACGCCCTTCCCACCGAGGAACTCCGCGAACCCGGTGCCGTGCAGCGTCTCGCCCGGCAACGGCCGCCGCTCCGCGGACGCGACCAGGTCCTTCATGAACGACCCGAGCACACACACGTCGTTCATGCCTCGTCCTCCGACAGACGTTTGCCCAGGGCACCTGATGGATGGAACTGCGCGAAGTCCTGGTGACTGAACTCCCGCAGTACGACGAGGGCGCACGCCAGCGCGTCGCCCATCGCGAGCGTCGCGGTCGTGGACGCGGTCGGCGCCAGGTTCAGCGGGTCGGCCTCGCGCAGCACCATGGTGTCCAGCGTGTACGTCGCCAGCTGGGCGAGTGTCGACTCCTCGCGCCCGGTCATCGCGATCACCGGGATCTGCCGCTCGCGCAGCATCCGGGCGAACGCGCACACCTCGGCGGTCTCGCCGGACGCGGACAGCGCCAGTACGAGATCGCGGGAG
This genomic interval carries:
- a CDS encoding KpsF/GutQ family sugar-phosphate isomerase, which gives rise to MPNRASAHRTADELSRDLVARGLQAARDAIETEAAAVSALADRLDGVFLEVLTAVARCEGHLVVTGLGKSGLVGRKIAATLASTGTPATFIHAGDALHGDSGAVTSRDLVLALSASGETAEVCAFARMLRERQIPVIAMTGREESTLAQLATYTLDTMVLREADPLNLAPTASTTATLAMGDALACALVVLREFSHQDFAQFHPSGALGKRLSEDEA